From one Solanum stenotomum isolate F172 chromosome 12, ASM1918654v1, whole genome shotgun sequence genomic stretch:
- the LOC125849209 gene encoding transcription and mRNA export factor ENY2 → MRHSVNRPPTPDTRDEQENEPTLKEIINIKLIESGEKERLMELLRERLVESGWKDEMKALCREYIKKKGRNNITIDDLVHVITPKGRASIPDPIKAELLQRIRTFLVSPTL, encoded by the exons at GAGGCATTCGGTAAATCGGCCACCAACACCTGATACACGAGATGAACAAGAAAATGAGCCTACACTTAAAGAAATTATCAATATTAAG TTGATTGAAAGTGGGGAAAAGGAAAGATTGATGGAGCTTTTGAGGGAAAGGCTTGTTGAGTCTGGGTGGAAGGATGAAATGAAAGCTCTTTGTAG GGAGTATATAAAGAAGAAAGGACGGAACAATATAACCATTGACGACCTTGTACATGTGATTACCCCAAAAGGCAGAG CTTCAATTCCTGATCCGATCAAAGCTGAGCTGCTTCAGAGAATTCGTACATTTCTTGTTTCTCCCACTCTCTGA
- the LOC125847943 gene encoding 30S ribosomal protein S21, chloroplastic codes for MAVSSIANLFTFFNPSKPPTPKAPTLQFSPSAVDSLTSSRPNNDSSSMVVSSNDNHKYPILPVSSSDSDVMAVTCPSLAYANTLYFRSAYNVQVIVGDNEPEEKLLGRFRREVMRAGVIQECKRRRYFENSQDEKKRRTRDAARRNRRRRGPPRNFSDDKQETTKSKRDDDGEDNWELPDGGVAF; via the exons ATGGCTGTCTCATCCATAGCCAATCTCTTCACCTTCTTCAACCCCTCCAAACCCCCAACACCCAAAGCTCCAACCCTTCAATTCTCTCCCTCCGCCGTTGATTCTCTCACTTCTTCAAGACCTAACAATGATTCTTCGTCAATGGTCGTTTCATCCAATGACAATCATAAATACCCAATATTACCAGTATCGTCTTCTGATTCCGATGTTATGGCTGTAACTTGTCCCTCACTTGCTTATGCGAACACCCTTTACTTCAGATCGGCTTATAATGTTCAGGTTATTGTGGGTGATAATGAACCGGAAGAAAAGCTTCTCGGCCGGTTTAGGAGGGAGGTCATGAGAGCTGGGGTTATCCAGGAATGCAAGCGTAGGAGATATTTTGAGAACTCGCAAGATGAGAAGAAGCGCAGGACACGTGATGCTGCTCGGCGCAATCGCAGAAG ACGTGGCCCACCAAGAAATTTCTCAGATGATAAGCAAGAGACAACTAAGAGCAAGAGGGATGACGATGGGGAAGATAACTGGGAACTCCCTGATGGAGGTGTTGCCTTTTGA
- the LOC125846783 gene encoding SWI/SNF complex component SNF12 homolog — MSVNNNNNPNKNIGGPSSFGNSPPGNPMAHLQAQSQGQQQMPSGFPGAFQLSQLSAAHAQAIAQAQSKVQAHAQAQAQAQAAHAQFQAQLQAQGLSLSQAHALGNFGSSSPSMPGSGLAKRLPQKPPVRPPAFTTTNTISPMRTMELSAAARRKKQKLPEKHMHEKVAAILPESSLYTQLLEFESRVDSALTRKKVDIQESLKNPPTIQKTLRIYVFNSFANQVRTIPKKPNAEPPTWTLKIVGRILEEGMDPDQAAMFQKTSSMYPKFSTFFKRVTISLDQKLYPDNHIIIWDSARSPAPQDGFEVKRKGEQEFTANLRLELNYMPEKYKLSPALTEVLGIEVETRARIVSSIWHYVKARKLQNPDDPSYFNCDPPLQKVFGEGKVKFNTVTQKITPHLSPPQPIHLEHRIKLTGNNPVGTACYDVLVDVPFPIQRELNALLANTEKTKEIETCDEAICSATRKIHEHRRRRAFFLGFSQSPVEFINALLESQSKDLKVVSGEPSRNVEKERRSQFYSQPWVEDAVIRYLNRKPAASDAPGSG; from the exons ATGTCGgttaacaacaataataacccTAACAAGAATATCGGAGGACCATCCTCCTTTGGCAATTCGCCGCCGGGTAATCCGATGGCACACCTCCAGGCACAATCACAAGGCCAGCAACAGATGCCTTCAGGGTTTCCTGGGGCATTTCAGTTATCGCAGCTATCTGCTGCACATGCCCAAGCAATTGCTCAAGCACAGTCGAAAGTTCAGGCTCATGCGCAAGCTCAAGCACAAGCTCAAGCTGCCCATGCCCAATTTCAGGCCCAGTTACAGGCTCAGGGTTTGTCCCTTAGCCAGGCTCATGCTCTTGGCAATTTTGGTTCTTCCTCACCCTCGATGCCTGGAAGTGGTTTGGCAAAACGCTTACCTCAGAAACCTCCGGTGCGTCCACCTGCATTCACAACTACTAACACAATTTCTCCAATGAGAACAATGGAGCTTTCAGCGGCTGCTCGTAGGAAAAAGCAGAAGCTTCCTGAGAAGCACATGCACGAGAAGGTGGCAGCTATTTTGCCTGAATCTTCCCTTTATACTCAGCTCCTTGAGTTTGAATCTCGGGTTGATTCCGCTTTAACAAGAAAGAAAGTTGATATCCAGGAGTCATTGAAGAATCCACCTACTATTCAGAAGACGCTTCGAATTTATGTATTCAATAGTTTTGCTAATCAGGTGCGTACGATTCCTAAGAAGCCAAATGCTGAACCTCCTACATGGACTCTTAAGATTGTAGGAAGGATTTTGGAGGAGGGAATGGATCCTGATCAAGCTGCCATGTTTCAGAAAACTAGCTCCATGTACCCAAAGTTTTCTACTTTCTTCAAAAGAGTCACCATTTCCTTGGACCAGAAACTATATCCTGATAACCATATTATAATTTGGGACTCTGCGCGATCTCCTGCACCTCAGGATGGTTTCGAGGTCAAAAGAAAGGGCGAGCAAGAGTTCACTGCTAATTTAAGACTAGAATTGAATTACATGCCTGAGAAATACAAACTTTCACCAGCTTTAACTGAAGTTCTGGGTATTGAGGTCGAGACTCGTGCTAGAATTGTCTCTTCTATCTGGCATTATGTTAAGGCTCGAAAGTTGCAGAACCCTGATGATCCTTCTTACTTCAACTGTGATCCTCCACTTCAGAAAGTTTTTGGGGAAGGAAAGGTTAAGTTCAATACAGTCACACAAAAGATCACACCTCATTTGTCTCCTCCACAACCCATACATTTGGAACACAGGATTAAACTTACTGGAAATAACCCTGTTGGAACTGCTTGTTATGATGTATTGGTTGATGTGCCATTCCCTATCCAGAGGGAGCTGAATGCTCTGCTTGCCAATACCGAAAAGACCAAAGAGATTGAAACTTGTGATGAAGCAATTTGTTCTGCCACAAGGAAGATCCATGAGCATAGAAGGAGAAGGGCTTTTTTTCTGGGTTTTAGTCAATCCCCTGTTGAGTTTATTAATGCACTTCTAGAATCCCAGAGCAAGGATCTGAAAGTTGTTAGTGGGGAGCCAAGTCGCAATGTTGAGAAGGAGCGCCGGTCTCAGTTTTATAGCCAACCATG GGTTGAGGATGCTGTTATCCGCTACCTGAATCGCAAGCCAGCTGCTTCTGATGCCCCTGGAAGTGGATGA